A genome region from Marinobacter panjinensis includes the following:
- a CDS encoding IS3 family transposase (programmed frameshift): MKRSRYTEEQIAFALKQAELGTPVPEVCRKMGISDATFYTWRKKFGGLGPSELRRLKQLEEENQRLKRVVADLSLDKAMLQDVLSKKNLRPPRKRQLVDDLQKRFGVSQRQACAVLGLSRASYHYKSVTRDASALSMRIREITQVRIHYGYRRVHVLLQREGWQDNHKRVYRLYREQGLSLRLKRPRRNKAAKNRQPVSQGEFPNHIWGMDFVSDALFDGRRLRLLTIIDLFTRECLGIIVGQSLKGEDVKEALTRIARFRGNPKLLKADNGSEFAGKVMDRWAYERQIEIDFSRPGKPTDNATVESFNGRLRQECLNENWFLSLTDAEQKIEAWRTFYNQVRPHSALGWSTPSDYARKHAVSGYLEPQLEPDFSDNERY, translated from the exons ATGAAGCGATCCCGTTACACCGAAGAGCAGATTGCCTTCGCCCTGAAGCAGGCGGAGTTGGGAACGCCGGTTCCGGAAGTCTGCCGGAAAATGGGTATTTCTGACGCCACGTTTTACACCTGGCGCAAGAAATTCGGCGGACTAGGGCCTTCCGAACTCAGACGCTTGAAGCAGCTGGAGGAGGAAAACCAGCGCCTGAAACGGGTGGTGGCGGATCTGAGCCTGGACAAGGCCATGCTTCAGGATGTGCTGTCAAAAAAGA ATCTGAGACCGCCTCGCAAGCGTCAGCTGGTCGATGATCTCCAGAAGCGATTCGGAGTCAGCCAGCGGCAGGCTTGTGCGGTCCTGGGACTCTCCAGAGCCTCCTATCACTACAAATCGGTGACTCGTGACGCCTCTGCGCTATCGATGCGGATCCGGGAGATCACCCAGGTGCGGATCCATTATGGCTACCGTCGTGTCCACGTGTTGTTGCAACGTGAAGGATGGCAGGATAACCACAAACGCGTGTACCGGTTGTACCGTGAGCAGGGCCTGTCTCTGCGCCTGAAACGCCCCAGGCGGAACAAGGCTGCGAAGAACCGGCAGCCCGTGTCTCAGGGCGAGTTTCCCAATCACATCTGGGGCATGGATTTCGTATCGGATGCCCTGTTTGACGGCCGCCGGCTGCGGTTGCTGACCATCATTGACCTGTTCACTAGGGAGTGCCTTGGCATCATCGTCGGACAAAGCCTGAAAGGCGAAGACGTCAAAGAAGCACTGACGCGGATCGCTCGTTTTCGAGGTAACCCGAAACTACTAAAAGCAGACAACGGCTCCGAATTCGCCGGCAAGGTCATGGACCGGTGGGCCTATGAGAGACAGATAGAAATTGATTTCTCTCGGCCCGGCAAGCCCACGGACAATGCGACTGTGGAGTCATTCAACGGCAGACTCCGCCAGGAATGCTTGAACGAGAACTGGTTCCTGTCACTGACAGATGCCGAGCAGAAGATTGAGGCTTGGAGAACGTTCTATAATCAAGTCAGACCCCACTCCGCATTGGGGTGGTCGACGCCCTCTGACTACGCCCGAAAACACGCTGTTTCAGGTTATCTGGAACCGCA